The Anopheles coluzzii chromosome 2, AcolN3, whole genome shotgun sequence genome window below encodes:
- the LOC125906531 gene encoding uncharacterized protein LOC125906531, producing the protein MSDDDTPRTAVSPPLNCAKPETAPSSPVEPEHREQRQLAEKGQPVVEDVKVKRETEQETEPTEPNGASSRVLPPPLNRPDDHEAITNRQRKCVQFTTPAAAGSATADDTLLKFIEGEEILDKENPFKTDELASVLEKQYGAAHRQTDSVRDKTFPGNAASIDDDDDDGEDDGGDNTDTDLDSDNVFITKEEVLRQSKYVKTYIKNPDKQLNYDKCVIQKLNALKAKGRQVRDVVVMEGTTSSPPGVRPPIPAPRMVHQRQQLSDRNNNSRRQQRSPQTVSPRGGNPKPVPRARRYDYAEVKVRIGSAETEESLYDSNEVVQNALKFDSRFRKVEFGSQDDIDTIAERTEDGSDQTVGQDTPETTVQSRESPSKSASAGKGSVNGSPAKKDQPDGRKSTFAEDVKKSFSNTVKSADFRKYLQSKGLSLVPAKPKAIEGSPRVSGPAESTESVGKSLRLSAISTSSTPARLQQAKPSVLARLFQSNGLFTPKTPNEPAYSAVFARSSTPVLQSSQQGRLTPRSQLPMRFGSFNGSLNRRSATTADVKPKVNFKQLVDGQGETVAAPVRRPASVNEFERPKLRTHFANRSVSSVDSLKRPMRNAGVQVNLAANGGPNNSQIIPTNHQIVPAAQQRPGSWQGAVAVPHSGQPPVGMVQSPPQPPPAAAYQFIRQRPDAARFYGGGSTHTVAPLYSEPLRELPMMVQDEVDSGFRSAVDNGYHIYEQTPDNLRRSELVYGKIGYLSNTQLNRWHPQDRRSYSSMQEGVAGTGSNGGTYGRLRPVYVSSPLSTQSTPVRRASDVLDREQILHRIYDFCRRSIRNSSKTSVNSNHTEPTYQSSNGTPGTTKLVPSGTFPIERQRVQRVQSLNTPRPLAPTNQYGTGRYTRAVTAVPAAPMHYHPSNSQPIVTGRQNQHERNIENIYAFVNKKMVQMNVSGGDDRSVRSVQTSAPSTLRRVTFSSTDRPPGVVMTDGLDEADYVNIRGAPDGIQYRTTQC; encoded by the exons ATGTCCGACGATGACACACCACGTACAGCTGTGTCCCCGCCATTAAACTGCGCAAAACCGGAGACCGCACCATCATCACCCGTTGAGCCAGAACATCGCGAACAGCGGCAGCTCGCCGAAAAGGGGCAACCCGTGGTGGAGGATGTGAAAGTGAAACGTGAAACAGAACAAGAAACAGAACCGACCGAACCGAACGGTGCTAGTAGTAgggtgctgccgccgccgctgaaCCGACCGGATGACCATGAAGCGATAACGAACAGGCAACGAAAATGCGTTCAATTTACGACCCCAGCAGCGGCGGGCAGCGCGACTGCCGACGACACGCTGCTCAAGTTTATCGAAGGTGAGGAAATATTGGACAAAGAGAACCCGTTCAAAACCGACGAGCTGGCGAGCGTGCTGGAGAAGCAATACGGTGCCGCACACCGCCAAACGGACAGTGTGCGCGATAAAACTTTTCCCGGTAACGCTGCCAGTatcgacgatgatgatgacgatggcgaAGACGACGGTGGCGATAATACCGACACCGATCTTGACAGCGATAACGTGTTCATTACGAAGGAGGAAGTGCTGCGACAGTCCAAGTATGTGAAGACCTACATTAAAAATCCTGATAAGCAGCTCAATTATGATAAATGTGTAATCCAAAAGCTGAACGCGCTCAAGGCGAAGGGGCGACAGGTGCGGGACGTTGTGGTGATGGAGGGTACCACATCGTCACCGCCGGGCGTGAGACCGCCAATTCCGGCCCCCCGCATGGTAcaccagcggcagcagctgaGCGATCGAAACAATAACAGCAGACGGCAGCAACGCTCACCGCAAACCGTATCACCGCGTGGCGGAAACCCGAAACCCGTGCCGCGTGCTAGACGATACGACTACGCGGAGGTGAAGGTGCGCATCGGTTCGGCCGAGACGGAAGAGTCGCTGTACGACTCGAATGAGGTCGTCCAGAACGCGCTCAAGTTCGACAGTCGGTTCAGGAAGGTGGAGTTTGGGTCGCAAGACGATATAGACACGATCGCCGAGCGAACCGAGGACGGAAGCGATCAAACGGTTGGCCAAGACACGCCCGAAACGACGGTACAAAGCCGCGAAAGTCCGTCGAAATCCGCGAGTGCGGGCAAAGGGTCGGTGAACGGTTCACCGGCCAAGAAGGATCAGCCCGATGGGCGAAAGTCGACCTTTGCCGAGGATGTGAAGAAATCGTTCTCCAACACGGTAAAAAGTGCCGACTTTCGGAAGTACCTGCAAAGCAAGGGACTCTCCCTGGTGCCGGCCAAGCCGAAAGCTATCGAAGGTTCCCCGCGCGTCAGTGGGCCGGCGGAGTCGACGGAATCGGTCGGCAAGAGCCTTCGACTGTCAGCAATCTCGACTAGCAGTACACCGGCCCGGCTGCAGCAGGCCAAACCCTCGGTGCTCGCGCGGCTCTTCCAGAGCAACGGGCTGTTCACGCCCAAAACGCCAAATGAGCCGGCCTACTCGGCGGTATTTGCCCGGTCCTCTACGCCCGTGCTTCAAAGCTCGCAACAGGGGCGCCTGACTCCTCGCTCTCAGCTCCCGATGCGCTTCGGCAGCTTTAACGGTTCGCTCAATAGACGATCCGCTACGACAGCGGATGTTAAACCAAaggttaattttaaacagttGGTAGACGGGCAGGGTGAAACAGTGGCCGCTCCCGTTCGTCGTCCCGCTTCGGTGAACGAGTTCGAACGGCCGAAGCTGCGTACACACTTTGCCAACAGATCGGTGTCGTCGGTCGACTCGCTCAAGCGTCCGATGAGGAATGCCGGCGTGCAGGTCAATCTAGCGGCCAACGGTGGGCCCAACAACAGTCAAATCATACCCACCAACCACCAGATAGTGCCGGCGGCGCAGCAACGGCCCGGCAGCTGGCAGGGTGCCGTTGCCGTTCCGCACTCGGGGCAGCCACCAGTTGGGATGGTGCAGTCGCCGCCACAACCGCCTCCGGCGGCCGCCTATCAGTTCATCCGTCAGCGACCAGATGCGGCACGGTTTTACGGTGGCGGATCGACGCACACGGTAGCACCCCTCTACTCGGAACCGTTGCGCGAGCTGCCGATGATGGTGCAGGATGAGGTAGATTCTGGCTTCCGGTCCGCGGTAGACAACGGCTATCATATTTACGAGCAGACGCCGGATAATTTGCGCCGCAGCGAGCTGGTTTACGGTAAAATCGGTTACCTTAGCAACACGCAGCTGAACCGTTGGCATCCCCAGGATCGCCGCTCATACAGTAGCATGCAGGAGGGCGTAGCGGGTACGGGCAGCAACGGTGGTACGTACGGCCGCCTGCGACCGGTGTACGTGTCCTCCCCACTGTCCACCCAGTCCACGCCGGTGCGCCGCGCCTCGGACGTACTCGATCGTGAGCAAATCCTTCACCGGATCTACGACTTCTGTCGCCGATCCATacgaaacagcagcaaaacgaGCGTGAATTCGAACCATACCGAACCGACCTACCAGAGCAGCAACGGTACGCCCGGCACGACGAAACTCGTGCCCAGCGGAACATTCCCGATCGAACGGCAACGGGTGCAGCGCGTTCAAAGCTTAAACACGCCACGACCGCTCGCTCCGACGAATCAGTACGGCACGGGCCGCTATACGCGGGCCGTAACCGCCGTTCCGGCTGCCCCAATGCACTACCATCCTTCCAACAGCCAGCCTATCGTTACGGGGCGTCAGAATCAGCACGAACGCAACATCGAGAATATCTACGCGTTTGTCAACAAAAAGATGGTACAGATGAATGTGAGCGGAGGAGATGACCGTAGCGTAAGATCGGTACAAACCTCGGCACCCTCCACCCTGCGCCgggtgacattttcgagcacagACCGACCACCGGGCGTGGTGATGACCGATGGGCTCGATGAAGCGGACTACGTTAACATTCGTGGTGCTCCCGATG GTATCCAGTACAGAACGACACAATGCTGA
- the LOC120953317 gene encoding coiled-coil domain-containing protein AGAP005037 isoform X4, translating to MLIRWKSKDKSSSSTSSSSSTSKKKRKGRESEDDWQNDKSNRNQPTDQAIDDRRRSARSREDPRRHTLGGDMLQYQAQTQPPNIQRSLDFEQTPQMRVYTPTNQGPLFDDDPGIMSEAETASTGFRRGGKQRSSLPVVRTPSKTLERPLGLVFLQYRSETKRALLPNEITSIDTVRALFVRSFPRQLTMQYLEGPNVKIYIHDSSKDMFYELEDVRSHLREIRDRSVLRLFESNEVSAPQVLPGGQNIPQPLQPAAIPNQWDQEQSYFSEPEFDSEYQHQHIHKSKQPTKTPYYVGTTQTLPRGMYSDRTKGAIGVASKPIRSYGSRGNIAGPMPYTTEQLYNIPDGYMSSPERSGASRGAYEEPYYSQYGTRSATVTPIIDEEQGDISIADDQYAMYGVKNVGRIPRVPPNQMYDHTRSEDLHRIRVEHMERQLANLTGLVQKALTQNPQLPLVNNSPNILNIPGQYRNAEATGDGTVCTREKPPKLGKSTCHKSVSFEKSVSFSDDIQGVPKSHSPQHSADTKPPKPAIKSSTLPRTSSQERDRLKPPPPPKPLVMIAGNQYRTDLTLAPEVYNQLRGLQKKAMDLRTEVRTLRRLTQTQAVAVREDIKDTFMRIRATLLSNSGFVWGQGDKERTNLTREEEIYKQEVIRLEKDLADLESSVEGLRGEVINRRTRVNMVAVEDMALVLSRASKTVAELKMRFPVLQQGLRNLISNEMEHVCREEAFLKDEPDRLENALRRCKKLTGTLVTLKRLASVQEQRLPIPDTAGTDETIKPPETHNNVNKFNWRWSSNFKEAITDQSQVPVWGQSLPVEESPQKTHSMLC from the exons ATGCTGATCCGGTGGAAAAGCAAAGATAAAAGCTCATCCTCaacatcgtcatcgtcgaGCACgtcgaaaaagaaaagaaaaggaagggaAAGCG AGGATGACTGGCAAAATGACAAAAGCAACAGGAACCAGCCGACCGATCAAG CGATCGATGATAGGCGACGATCGGCACGAAGCAGGGAAGATCCCCGGCGACACACCCTCGGCGGCGATATGCTGCAGTATCAGGCCCAAACGCAACCGCCAAACATTCAACGATCACTCGATTTTGAG CAGACTCCACAGATGCGTGTGTACACTCCGACGAACCAGGGACCATTGTTTGACGATGATCCCGGCATCATGTCCGAGGCCGAAACGGCCAGCACGGGCTTCCGGCGGGGTGGCAAACAGCGCTCCTCCCTGCCGGTCGTAAGAACGCCATCGAAAACGCTGGAGCGGCCCCTTGGGTTAGTGTTTCTGCAATATCGTTCCGAGACGAAACGGGCACTGCTGCCGAACGAGATCACCTCGATCGACACGGTACGAGCGCTGTTTGTGCGATCCTTCCCGCGGCAGCTAACCATGCAGTACCTCGAAGGGCCGAACGTGAAGATATACATTCACGATTCGAGCAAGGACATGTTCTACGAGCTCGAGGATGTGAG ATCGCATCTCCGAGAAATTCGAGATCGTTCCGTGCTACGTTTGTTCGAGTCGAACGAAGTCAGTGCGCCGCAGGTCCTGCCTGGTGGACAAAATATTCCACAACCTCTACAACCGGCAGCGATTCCAAACCAGTGGGATCAAGAGCAG AGTTATTTCAGCGAACCGGAGTTCGACTCGGAATACCAACATCAGCACATCCACAAAAGCAAG CAACCTACTAAGACGCCGTATTACGTTGGTACCACTCAAACGCTACCAAGAGGAATGTACTCGGACAGAACCAAGGGAGCAATAG GAGTAGCATCGAAACCGATCCGCTCGTACGGTTCACGCGGCAACATTGCCGGCCCGATGCCATACACTACCGAGCAATTGTACAACATTCCAG aTGGATACATGAGTTCCCCGGAACGAAGTGGAGCATCTCGAGGAGCGTACGAAGAGCCTTACTACAGCCAATACGGTACACGTTCCGCAACCGTAACGCCAATCATCGATGAAGAGCAAGG GGATATCTCGATCGCGGATGATCAGTACGCCATGTATGGGGTGAAAAATGTTGGACGAATTCCACGAGTGCCACCAAACCAAATGTACGACCATACCAG ATCGGAAGATCTTCATAGAATAAGAGTCGAGCATATGGAGCGACAGTTGGCCAACCTAACCGGACTGGTGCAGAAAGCATTGACGCAAAATCCTCAACTACCGCTAGTTAACAACAGCCCAAATATTCTAAACATCCCTGGACAATATCGTAATG CTGAAGCTACTGGAGATGGTACAGTTTGCACGCGCGAAAAGCCACCAAAATTGGGAAAATCAACATGTC ataaatcggtttCTTTTGAAAAATCCGTTTCCTTCAGTGATGACATTCAAGGCGTGCCAAAATCTCACAGCCCACAACACTCCG CAGATACAAAACCTCCAAAGCCAGCGATAAAATCTTCTACCTTACCCAGAACCTCATCACAGG AACGAGATCGActaaaaccaccaccacctccaaaGCCTTTGGTGATGATAGCGGGCAATCAGTACCGCACCGACCTAACACTTGCACCGGAGGTGTACAATCAGCTGCGCGGCCTGCAGAAGAAAGCTATGGATCTGCGCACGGAGGTTCGCACGCTTCGCCGATTAACCCAAACACAGGCCGTAGCGGTACGGGAAGATATAAAAGATACGTTCATGAGAATACGCGCCACCTTGCTTTCGAACTCCGGGTTTGTTTGGGGGCAAGGAGATAAGGAAAGG ACAAATCTTAccagagaagaagaaatcTACAAACAAGAAGTGATTCGATTGGAAAAGGACCTAGCCGATTTAGAATCATCCGTAGAAGGTCTCAGAGGTGAAGTAATCAACAGACGAACCCGTGTGAACATGGTCGCTGTTGAAGACATGGCCCTAGTGCTCAGCCGTGCGAG TAAAACCGTCGCTGAGCTTAAGATGCGGTTCCCAGTGCTACAACAAGGGTTGAGAAATCTGATTTCCAACGAAATGGAGCACGTTTGTCGGGAGGAAGCTTTTCTCAAAGATGAGCCCGATCGGCTTGAAAATGCTCTAAGGCGATGTAAAAAGCTAACCGGAACGCTGGTGACACTCAAAAG ACTTGCAAGCGTGCAAGAGCAGCGATTACCAATTCCGGATACGGCAGGCACTGATGAAACGATCAAACCTCcggaaacacacaacaacgtGAACAAG
- the LOC120953318 gene encoding uncharacterized protein LOC120953318, whose product MVAPSTLLAGGLAVAACALLSIASALPQQTVTTYHGNLYPGALGTSVVGSAPKLILPDSSSSDERILTGSDDFLTAFSASGDDTCSFDKYAFDHDGTVKYSNKLPALNQFTLCMWMRFTNHTGDHTILTYSVEDEPREIQLWISNSMGMSYISLAVHGQSLFRLNYPFKMRKWHHACASWNGKTGEWQLWIKSERVGRGFHNRLVNYEIKPYGTLFSGGSSITGLTDVGLHFELTAVQMYKVALSAGKAHRDHKHHHVHHFDHNGGEVTSTTPRTQVAPSPQPANPLLANGQIPTRVKINLASNGAQQNSGTLGIPTKGLPSQLVGGFTPSTGNGATVTTNFVNGQFSTGVRFLQEQLVSTNVIGGQPFPRSSSVGGSSSTGAFTFPDTSSELGTGGAYSIVQLPTDTTARKIFKRQTTGAKKKVSEPSGETKAKRDLVQLQDGSLLQSSEYIFDGLAEFGLPDFKNKVGRETDIEDEIREHDKEPAEEEVRAVMNICSKCAPEPFAKALVFAWKDAVTELGGALSAKASTHCGHF is encoded by the exons ATGGTTGCCCCGAGCACGTTGTTAGCGGGTGGTTTGGCAGTGGCGGCCTGCGCACTGCTCTCGATCGCATCAGCACTTCCGCAACAAACAGTTACCACCTACCATGGCAATCTGTATCCCGGTGCGCTCGGCACTTCGGTCGTTGGCAGTGCGCCAAAGCTGATACTGCCCGATTCTAGCTCATCCGACGAGCGAATTCTTACCGGATCGGACGACTTTTTGACTGCCTTTTCGGCCAGCGGTGAT GACACCTGTAGCTTCGACAAATATGCGTTCGATCACGACGGCACAGTTAAGTACAGCAACAAGCTGCCAGCCCTTAACCAGTTCACGCTCTGCATGTGGATGCGATTTACCAATCACACCGGTGACCACACGATCCTCACCTACTCCG TCGAAGATGAACCGCGCGAAATTCAGCTCTGGATTTCCAACAGCATGGGCATGAGCTACATCAGTTTGGCCGTCCATGGCCAGTCACTGTTCAG gTTGAACTATCCTTTCAAAATGCGAAAGTGGCACCACGCTTGTGCGTCGTGGAACGGCAAAACCGGCGAATGGCAACTGTGGATCAAATCGGAGCGCGTCGGACGCGGATTCCACAACCGG TTGGTCAATTACGAAATCAAACCCTACGGTACGCTGTTCTCCGGTGGTTCATCCATTACCGGGCTGACCGATGTCGGGCTGCACTTCGAGCTGACGGCGGTGCAGATGTACAAGGTGGCGCTGAGCGCAGGCAAGGCGCACCGAGACCACAAGCATCACCATGTGCACCATTTCGATCATAACGGTGGTGAGGTTACGTCCACCACTCCCCGGACCCAGGTGGCG CCTTCACCCCAGCCGGCGAACCCGCTGCTGGCGAATGGTCAGATTCCGACGCGCGTCAAGATCAACCTCGCGAGCAACGGTGCCCAGCAGAACAGTGGCACGCTGGGCATTCCTACCAAGGGATTGCCGTCGCAGCTGGTCGGTGGTTTCACCCCGTCCACCGGCAACGGTGCTACCGTCACGACCAACTTCGTCAACGGCCAGTTCAGCACGGGCGTTCGGTTCCTGCAGGAGCAGCTCGTATCGACCAACGTGATCGGTGGTCAGCCGTTCCCGCGGTCTAGCAGTGTCGGCGGCAGCAGTTCCACCGGTGCATTTACCTTCCCGGACACCAGCAGCGAACTGGGTACGGGCGGTGCTTACTCAATCGTGCAGCTACCAACCGACACAACCGCACGCAAGATTTTCAAACGCCAGACGACGGGTGCGAAGAAGAAGGTCTCCGAGCCGAGCGGCGAAACGAAGGCAAAGCGCGATCTTGTCCAGCTGCAGGACGGTTCGCTGCTGCAGAGTTCCGAGTACATCTTTGACGGGCTGGCCGAGTTCGGGTTGCCCGATTTCAAAAACAAGGTCGGGCGTGAAACGGACATCGAGGACGAGATCCGCGAGCACGACAAAGAGCCGGCCGAGGAGGAGGTGCGAGCCGTCATGAACATATGCTCCAAGTGCGCGCCAGAACCGTTCGCCAAGGCGCTGGTGTTTGCCTGGAAGGATGCCGTGACGGAGCTGGGCGGTGCGCTGTCGGCTAAGGCGTCCACCCACTGTGGCCATTTCTAG